From one Anabas testudineus chromosome 18, fAnaTes1.2, whole genome shotgun sequence genomic stretch:
- the LOC113157120 gene encoding uncharacterized protein LOC113157120 has product MSVNLAPNSRLLLVSVLVCAAVMCSASPIITQVDNEGKHNILRSLYMPYNRDPRLPTETGGQTGTNNKTETSGNFGEASSIIDHQSNLPQLSYDPDNKRSGTGIAQVWRGQSAGGMRPSNSIYTRQILDGPQPRVNYLTLNRKSYNYPPIIRKSSLKEAGSPFYQGVSQVWPPEYSYSPYNEAQDHIAGDKTVRKYSDSLLSPPTGVYWTARLPAPHYSGFKETNELTAAEVQSTSSRIQSGESLGLPSQTAPRALSISETLDASVVRSNPSPETLTPSIADLSQGVSSESTDKTQIYKKAKSYLFKDSQTSFHRHEATGGVAGDGARIFSTTPHEQEPSATRGYSRLSSNLRQIQQSHQNDPTKEVQLPPMNRPLYQNVVYYSAQTHSFRKYPPAATVSSAAQTPTQRPLYPASGTTLESFASMDNVDSQYSNDPSREKPVAGRPIDEPTKGSMHDYKPAQSTKTLYGFRGFESPARSAAKEPAVLSFSDGRSFRQYSFNKKQDYKFKMANMHSSLSPTVQLWTEGSYNNSQTCVNTHITSS; this is encoded by the exons ATGTCAGTCAATTTAGCTCCCAACTCAAG ACTCCTGTTGGTCTCTGTGCTCGTCTGTGCAGCTGTCATGTGTTCAG ccAGTCCAATAATAACTCAAGTGGATAACGAAGGGAAACACAATATCCTAAGATCACTGTATATGCCATACAACCGGGATCCTCGACTGCCAACAGAAACTGGAGGCCAAACAGGAACCAATAATAAAACTGAGACAAGTGGAAACTTTGGAGAAGCCTCGTCAATTATTGACCATCAATCAAACCTTCCACAGCTCAGTTATGACCCAGATAACAAGCGGTCTGGAACAGGAATAGCTCAAGTGTGGAGAGGTCAGAGTGCAGGTGGAATGAGGCCATCGAACAGCATTTACACCAGACAAATCTTAGACGGACCACAACCCAGAGTGAATTACCTAACTCTTAATAGAAAGTCTTATAATTACCCACCAATCATTAGAAAATCATCTCTAAAAGAAGCTGGCAGTCCTTTTTATCAAGGTGTTTCACAAGTTTGGCCCCCTGAATATTCTTATAGTCCCTACAATGAAGCACAGGATCATATAGCTGGAGATAAAACAGTTAGGAAATACTCTGATTCTCTCCTTTCACCCCCCACGGGTGTATATTGGACTGCACGTCTGCCAGCTCCTCATTACAGTGGCTTTAAAGAGACAAATGAGCTCACAGCAGCTGAGGTGCAGAGCACATCTAGCAGGATTCAATCAGGTGAATCTCTTGGCTTACCAAGTCAAACTGCGCCTCGTGCCCTATCAATCAGCGAAACTTTGGACGCCTCTGTTGTTAGAAGCAACCCCAGCCCAGAAACACTGACACCATCCATCGCAGATTTGTCCCAGGGGGTAAGTTCAGAGAGCACAGATAAAACGCAGATATACAAAAAGGCCAAGTCGTATCTCTTCAAAGACTCCCAGACCTCATTTCATAGACACGAGGCAACTGGAGGAGTCGCTGGTGATGGAGCCAGAATTTTTTCCACAACTCCACATGAGCAGGAGCCCTCTGCCACACGAGGTTACAGCAGGCTCTCATCCAATTTGAGACAAATCCAACAATCACACCAGAATGATCCAACAAAGGAAGTACAACTTCCTCCTATGAATAGACCACTGTATCAAAATGTGGTCTATTATAGTGCTCAGACACATAGTTTTAGGAAATATCCACCTGCAGCTACTGTTTCCTCCGCAGCACAAACTCCCACTCAGCGCCCTTTATATCCAGCATCAGGCACAACTTTGGAAAGTTTTGCCTCCATGGATAATGTAGATTCCCAATACAGCAATGACCCCAGCAGAGAGAAACCTGTTGCGGGGAGGCCAATAGATGAACCTACAAAAGGGTCCATGCATGATTACAAACCTGCACAATCCACAAAAACTCTCTACGGCTTCAGAGGGTTTGAAAGTCCTGCAAGGAGTGCTGCGAAGGAGCCGGCTGTTCTCTCTTTCAGCGACGGAAGGAGCTTTCGACAATACAGCTTCAACAAAAAACAGGACTATAAATTCAAAATGGCAAATATGCATTCTTCTTTGTCACCAACAGTACAGCTTTGGACTGAGGGGAGCTACAACAACAGCCAAACCTGTGTTAACACCCACATCACCTCCTCCTGA
- the si:ch73-335l21.4 gene encoding RING finger protein 227: MFSELECGICYQSFNAGRRCPRELHCKHSFCESCLLVLSRPLGSGETPADGDRSIVCPLCRQTTSISGERKMRAELRVDECVLERLLAAGVLSQEDEEDKDQEEERGGQDQHCCEDGEEEASPETPAEDNDSSALSRGAAVRRTWRKVWRKISGKRTGQTGGENCMTNADLRNIAMMSCYMF; encoded by the exons ATGTTTTCAGAGCTTGAGTGCGGAATTTGTTACCAGAGCTTTAACGCAGGCCGGCGTTGTCCCCGGGAGCtgcactgtaaacacagcttCTGCGAGAGCTGCCTGCTGGTCCTTTCTCGACCCCTCGGATCAGGTGAGACACCTGCAGATGGGGACAGGTCGATCGTCTGCCCGCTGTGCCGACAGACCACCTCCATCTCCGGGGAGAGGAAGATGAGAGCCGAGCTGAGGGTGGATGAGTGCGTCCTGGAGAGGCTGCTGGCCGCGGGAGTCCTCAGccaagaggatgaggaggacaaggaccaggaggaagagaggggcgGCCAAGATCAACACTGCTGTGAGGACGGCGAGGAAGAGGCGTCTCCTGAGACTCCTGCCGAGGACAACGACTCCTCCGCGCTCAGCAGAGGCGCCGCGGTCCGGAGAACTTGGAggaaagtttggagaaagatcAGCGGAAAGCGCACAGGACAGACGGGCGGAGAAA ACTGTATGACCAACGCTGACTTGAGGAACATAGCCATGATGTCCTGCTACATGTTTTGA
- the si:ch73-335l21.2 gene encoding uncharacterized protein si:ch73-335l21.2 isoform X1, with product MWSCSFFFTDSTIFFLSLRFQVTHPPSSMTEVVVPALQQGELTAAAPTSGEPMDVECPICYQEYNQHNKCPRMLECLHVFCTECLQRIQLCPCEPTNPSSPPAIPCPLCRHLTPLETGDALCLPCNSRILARLPPVAFHLPMTMATRLATVTQRVVLSLEGDNRDTRFIILPTVSLRVQQMHPERSYGTAPGLMQEEEVMQQSKKTLFCVQLLAIIFWVLFAITCVVGVVFGPHFFNRKP from the coding sequence ATGTGGagctgctcttttttctttacagattctaccattttctttttatcGCTGCGCTTCCAAGTCACTCATCCTCCCTCCAGTATGACAGAGGTTGTAGTCCCAGCTCTCCAGCAGGGggaactgactgctgcagcacCCACCTCTGGGGAGCCAATGGATGTGGAGTGCCCCATCTGTTACCAGGAGTACAACCAGCATAACAAATGCCCCAGGATGCTGGAGTGCCTCCATGTTTTTTGCACCGAGTGCCTCCAGAGGATCCAGCTCTGCCCCTGTGAACCCACTAACCCATCCAGCCCACCAGCCATCCCCTGCCCCCTGTGCCGCCACCTCACACCACTAGAAACTGGGGATGCCCTCTGTTTACCCTGCAACTCCCGCATCCTGGCCAGACTGCCCCCCGTGGCCTTTCACCTGCCTATGACCATGGCGACCCGCCTGGCCACAGTCACCCAGAGGGTGGTGCTCTCCTTGGAGGGCGATAACAGGGACACCCGCTTCATCATACTACCCACTGTCAGCCTGCGGGTTCAGCAGATGCACCCGGAAAGGTCATACGGCACAGCGCCAGGCCTGatgcaggaagaggaagtcatGCAGCAGAGCAAGAAGACCCTGttctgtgtgcagctgctggCTATCATCTTCTGGGTGCTGTTTGCGATCACCTGTGTGGTCGGAGTGGTGTTTGGGCCACATTTCTTTAACAGAAAGCCTTAA
- the si:ch73-335l21.2 gene encoding uncharacterized protein si:ch73-335l21.2 isoform X2: protein MTEVVVPALQQGELTAAAPTSGEPMDVECPICYQEYNQHNKCPRMLECLHVFCTECLQRIQLCPCEPTNPSSPPAIPCPLCRHLTPLETGDALCLPCNSRILARLPPVAFHLPMTMATRLATVTQRVVLSLEGDNRDTRFIILPTVSLRVQQMHPERSYGTAPGLMQEEEVMQQSKKTLFCVQLLAIIFWVLFAITCVVGVVFGPHFFNRKP from the coding sequence ATGACAGAGGTTGTAGTCCCAGCTCTCCAGCAGGGggaactgactgctgcagcacCCACCTCTGGGGAGCCAATGGATGTGGAGTGCCCCATCTGTTACCAGGAGTACAACCAGCATAACAAATGCCCCAGGATGCTGGAGTGCCTCCATGTTTTTTGCACCGAGTGCCTCCAGAGGATCCAGCTCTGCCCCTGTGAACCCACTAACCCATCCAGCCCACCAGCCATCCCCTGCCCCCTGTGCCGCCACCTCACACCACTAGAAACTGGGGATGCCCTCTGTTTACCCTGCAACTCCCGCATCCTGGCCAGACTGCCCCCCGTGGCCTTTCACCTGCCTATGACCATGGCGACCCGCCTGGCCACAGTCACCCAGAGGGTGGTGCTCTCCTTGGAGGGCGATAACAGGGACACCCGCTTCATCATACTACCCACTGTCAGCCTGCGGGTTCAGCAGATGCACCCGGAAAGGTCATACGGCACAGCGCCAGGCCTGatgcaggaagaggaagtcatGCAGCAGAGCAAGAAGACCCTGttctgtgtgcagctgctggCTATCATCTTCTGGGTGCTGTTTGCGATCACCTGTGTGGTCGGAGTGGTGTTTGGGCCACATTTCTTTAACAGAAAGCCTTAA
- the dvl2 gene encoding segment polarity protein dishevelled homolog DVL-2, whose translation MAETKIIYHIDEEETPYLVKIPIAAENITLLDFKQVLNKPNYKFFFKSMDQDFGVVKEEISDDSAKLPCFNGRVVSWLVSSDTPAAEPPVAVVPPVETPTQPSPPPPPLPPPPVERTGGIGDSRPPSFHPNATGSVETLDDQTETESVVSFRRERPRHRDNIEQHGPRMNGQSRLERHLAGYESSSTMMSSELETTSFCDSEDDDTMSRFSSATEQSTASRLLKRHRRRRKQRPPRLERASSFSSVTDSTMSLNIITVTLNMEKYNFLGISIVGQSNERGDGGIYIGSIMKGGAVAADGRIEPGDMLLQVNDINFENMSNDDAVRVLREIVHKPGPIILTVAKCWDPSPQGYFTLPRNEPIRPIDPAAWVSHSVAMTGTFPPYPGSSSLSTITSSSSVTETERFDDFNLSLHSDMASVAKAMASPESGLEVRDRMWLKITIPNAFLGSDVVEWLFHHIEGFQDRREARKYASNLLKAGFIRHTVNKITFSEQCYYVFGDLSDCENYMANLSLNDNDGSSGASDQDTLAPLPLPGASPWPMMHTFPYQPYPAHPYSSQPPPYHELTSYSYTPGSTGSQHSEGSRSSGSTRSEGERRRSSKGPGSTVGGGEKSPSGGGGEGGGADSRSGSGSESEYSTRSSLRRGHGSAAPSEHSHASSQRSHHHRMPQPPHISPYPPGILPYNPMMVMMVPQHPHPAMAAAHALSHAQQLPTPPMHPALPPPPSSTPGGPPGAPPTRDLGSVPPELTASRQSFHLAMGNPSEFFVDVM comes from the exons ATGGCGGAAACCAAAATAATTTATCATATCGATGAAGAGGAGACGCCTTATTTGGTGAAGATACCTATTGCTGCCGAAAATATCACTTTGCTGGATTTTAAGCAGGTCTTGAACAAGCCAAACTACAAGTTCTTCTTCAAGTCTATGGACCAGGACTTCGG ggtGGTGAAGGAAGAGATTTCAGATGATAGTGCCAAGTTGCCATGTTTCAACGGCAGAGTGGTGTCATGG tTGGTGTCTTCAGACACTCCAGCAGCGGAGCCTCCAGTGGCGGTGGTCCCTCCTGTGGAAACTCCTACCCAGCCttcaccccctcctccacccttgCCACCCCCACCTGTAGAGAGGACTGGGGGCATTGGCGACTCCAGACCACCCTCCTTCCA CCCCAATGCCACAGGCAGTGTGGAAACGCTGGACGACCAGACTGAAACAGAGTCTGTAGTTTCCTTCAGGAGAGAGAGACCTCGGCACAGAGACAACATAGAGCAGCACG GGCCTCGTATGAATGGCCAGAGTCGTCTAGAGCGCCACCTGGCAGGATATGAGAGCTCCAGCACGATGATGAGCAGTGAGCTGGAAACTACCAGCTTCTGTGACTCTGAGGACGACGACACCATGAGCAG GTTCAGCAGTGCAACAGAGCAGAGCACAGCGTCCAGGCTGCTTAAACGCCACCGTCGACGCAGGAAACAGCGCCCTCCACGTCTCGAGAGG GCTTCTTCCTTCAGCAGTGTGACAGACTCTACAATGTCCTTGaacatcatcactgtcactctCAACATGG AGAAGTACAACTTCTTAGGGATCAGCATTGTTGGCCAGAGCAATGAAAGGGGTGATGGAGGCATCTACATCGGCTCCATCATGAAAGGAGGAGCTGTGGCTGCAGACGGCCGCATAGAACCTGGTgacatgctgctgcag GTGAACGACATCAACTTTGAGAATATGAGCAATGACGATGCCGTGCGGGTGCTGAGAGAGATTGTACACAAGCCAGG GCCCATAATCCTCACGGTGGCCAAGTGCTGGGACCCCTCTCCTCAGGGCTACTTCACGCTGCCTCGTA ATGAACCAATCCGACCTATCGACCCGGCAGCGTGGGTCAGCCACTCTGTGGCTATGACTGGGACATTCCCTCCCTACCCAGGCAGCTCCTCCCTTAGCACGatcacctcttcctcctctgtcacgGAGACTGAAC gtTTTGACGACTTTAACTTGTCACTACACTCTGACATGGCATCAGTTGCAAAGGCCATGGCGTCACCAGAGTCGGGTCTGGAGGTCAGGGACCGCATGTGGCTTAAAATCACCATCCCCAACGCTTTCCTCG GCTCCGATGTTGTGGAGTGGCTATTTCACCACATCGAGGGATTCCAGGACCGCCGTGAAGCCAGGAAATATGCCAGCAACCTGTTGAAAGCTGGTTTCATTCGACACACCGTCAACAAAATCACCTTCTCTGAACAGTGCTACTACGTATTCGGAGACTTGAGCGACTGTGAGAACT ACATGGCCAACCTGTCACTGAATGACAATGATGGCTCCAGTGGGGCGTCAGATCAGGACACGCTGGCCCCGCTGCCACTCCCTGGGGCCTCCCCGTGGCCCATGATGCACACTTTTCCCTATCAGCCCTACCCTGCACATCCCTACTCCAGCCAGCCACCTCCATACCATGAGCTCACCAGCTACAGCTACACCCCTGGAAGCACCGGCAGCCAGCACAGCGAAG GGAGCCGAAGCAGCGGCTCGACGAGAAGCGAGGGTGAGCGGCGTCGCAGCAGTAAAGGTCCCGGCAGCACCGTGGGTGGGGGGGAGAAATCCCCGTCTGGTGGGGGTGGAGAAGGTGGTGGCGCTGACTCTCGCTCTGGCAGCGGCAGCGAATCGGAGTACTCCACGCGTAGCAGCCTGAGGCGTGGCCACGGTTCAGCTGCCCCCAGCGAGCACAGCCACGCCTCCTCCCAGCGCTCGCATCATCACCGTATGCCCCAGCCGCCCCACATTTCCCCCTACCCCCCAGGTATCCTACCTTACAACCccatgatggtgatgatggtaCCCCAGCACCCACACCCAGCAATGGCAGCTGCACACGCTCTTTCTCACGCGCAGCAACTCCCCACACCTCCAATGCACCCAGCTCTACCCCCGCCGCCCTCCTCCACTCCAGGGGGGCCTCCTGGCGCCCCACCCACCCGCGACCTGGGCTCAGTACCCCCCGAGCTGACTGCATCACGGCAGTCCTTCCACCTGGCCATGGGAA